The proteins below come from a single Plantactinospora sp. KBS50 genomic window:
- a CDS encoding glutamine synthetase family protein, with product MTRAPLTLEELRVAVVAGEIDTVVLALVDMQGRLQGKRFHAPYFLDEVVRHGSEGCNYLLAVDVDMNTVDGYAMSSWDRGYGDFAMVPDLGTLRRVPWQPGTALLLADLTWPDGGSGGGTDGGSGGGADGGPVLASPRQILRGQLDRLAGHGLTAYAGTELEFVLFRDSYEEAWRRGYRELTPANQYNVDYSLLGTARVEPLLRRIRNEMAAAGLTPESAKGECNLGQHEIAFRYAEALSCADNHVIYKNGAKEIAAQEGMSITFMAKPNAREGNSCHIHFSLRDRAGRSAMPGDGPAGLSPTGQRALAGLLATMRELSLFFAPNINSYKRYQPGSFAPTALRWGVDNRTCALRVVGHGPGLRVENRVPGADVNPYLAIAALVAGALHGIERELPLEPELAGNAYGDQEAPRVPGTLRDALTAWEESGVAAGAFGADVVAHYANQARVELAAFDAAVTDWELFRGFERL from the coding sequence ATGACGAGAGCGCCGTTGACGCTGGAAGAACTGCGGGTCGCCGTCGTGGCGGGTGAGATCGACACGGTGGTGCTGGCGCTGGTGGACATGCAGGGCCGGTTGCAGGGCAAACGCTTCCACGCGCCCTACTTCCTCGACGAGGTGGTCCGGCACGGCAGCGAGGGCTGCAACTACCTGCTCGCGGTGGACGTCGACATGAACACCGTCGACGGGTACGCGATGTCCAGCTGGGACCGCGGCTACGGCGACTTCGCCATGGTGCCGGATCTGGGTACCCTGCGCCGGGTGCCGTGGCAGCCCGGCACCGCGCTGCTGCTGGCCGACCTGACCTGGCCCGACGGCGGGTCAGGCGGCGGGACGGACGGCGGGTCAGGCGGCGGGGCGGACGGCGGCCCGGTGCTGGCCTCGCCCCGGCAGATCCTGCGCGGCCAACTCGACCGGCTGGCCGGGCACGGCCTCACCGCGTACGCCGGCACGGAGCTGGAGTTCGTGCTCTTCCGCGACTCGTACGAGGAGGCGTGGCGGCGCGGATACCGGGAGCTGACCCCGGCCAACCAGTACAACGTGGACTACTCCCTGCTGGGCACCGCCCGGGTGGAACCGCTGCTGCGCCGGATCCGCAACGAGATGGCCGCCGCCGGGCTCACCCCGGAGAGCGCCAAGGGCGAGTGCAACCTCGGCCAGCACGAGATCGCGTTCCGCTACGCGGAGGCGCTGAGCTGTGCGGACAACCATGTGATCTACAAGAACGGGGCCAAGGAGATCGCCGCCCAGGAGGGCATGTCGATCACCTTCATGGCCAAGCCGAACGCCCGGGAGGGCAACTCCTGCCACATCCACTTCTCGCTGCGGGACCGTGCCGGCCGCTCGGCCATGCCGGGTGACGGTCCGGCCGGGCTCTCCCCGACCGGGCAGCGGGCGCTGGCCGGGCTGCTGGCCACGATGCGCGAGCTGAGCCTGTTCTTCGCACCCAACATCAACTCCTACAAGCGCTACCAGCCCGGCTCGTTCGCCCCGACGGCGCTGCGCTGGGGGGTCGACAACCGCACCTGCGCGCTGCGGGTGGTCGGGCACGGCCCGGGGCTGCGGGTGGAGAACCGGGTGCCGGGCGCGGACGTCAACCCGTACCTGGCCATCGCAGCTCTGGTGGCCGGCGCCCTGCACGGGATCGAACGGGAGCTGCCGCTGGAGCCGGAACTGGCCGGCAACGCGTACGGCGACCAGGAGGCGCCCCGGGTGCCCGGGACGCTGCGCGACGCCCTCACCGCCTGGGAGGAGTCCGGGGTCGCCGCCGGCGCGTTCGGGGCCGACGTGGTGGCGCACTACGCCAACCAGGCGCGGGTGGAGCTGGCCGCCTTCGACGCCGCGGTCACCGACTGGGAACTGTTCCGTGGTTTCGAACGGCTCTGA